A portion of the Salmo trutta chromosome 1, fSalTru1.1, whole genome shotgun sequence genome contains these proteins:
- the LOC115191484 gene encoding terminal nucleotidyltransferase 5A-like — protein MGEKVDSGRSTPVEGCLVDGESRNLSVLNWEQVQRLDVILAESIPIHGRWNFPTLEIKPRDIVKVVRCRMEEKRIHVREVRLNGSAASHVLHEDSGLGWKDLDLIFCAELKGEMEFQTVKDIVLDALLDFLPEGVNKDKITPVTLKEAYVQKMVKVCNDSDRWSLISLSNNKGKNVELKFVDSLRRQFEFSVDSFQIRLDSLLLFYECSEHPMADTFHPTILGESVYGDFPAALDHLRKRLICTRNPEEIRGGGLLKYCHLLVRGFCAASGTEMKILQRYMCSRFFIDFPELGEQRRKLESYLQNHFVGLEDRKYDYLATLHGVVQESTVCLMGHERRQTLGLISSLALRVLAEQNVIPNTANVTCYYQPAPYVSDSNFSNYYVAQVQPVYPHYPPPQYPHQQYPHQQYPHQQYPPQQYPHPHQPPPHHPMYTAWMPCN, from the exons ATGGGCGAGAAAGTCGACTCGGGTCGATCGACTCCGGTGGAAGGCTGTCTGGTGGACGGGGAGAGCAGAAACCTCAGCGTGCTCAATTGGGAACAAGTGCAGCGCCTGGACGTCATCCTGGCTGAGTCCATCCCCATCCACGGCCGCTGGAACTTCCCCACCCTGGAGATAAAACCGCGGGACATCGTCAAAGTGGTCCGGTGTCGCATGGAGGAGAAACGGATACATGTCCGAGAGGTCCGTCTGAACGGTTCCGCGGCCAGCCATGTTCTACATGAGGACAGCGGGTTAGGATGGAAGGATCTGGACTTGATATTCTGTGCTGAACTGAAAGGCGAGATGGAGTTCCAGACGGTGAAGGATATAGTTCTGGACGCTCTGCTAGACTTCTTACCCGAGGGAGTGAACAAGGACAAGATAACGCCAGTGACCTTAAAG GAGGCCTATGTGCAGAAGATGGTGAAAGTATGTAATGACTCAGACCGCTGGAGcctcatctccctctccaacAACAAAGGCAAGAATGTGGAGCTCAAGTTTGTGGACTCTCTGCGTCGCCAGTTTGAGTTCAGTGTGGACTCCTTCCAGATTCGCCTGGACTCCCTTCTCCTCTTCTACGAGTGCTCCGAGCACCCCATGGCTGACACCTTCCACCCCACCATCCTGGGAGAAAGTGTCTACGGGGATTTCCCCGCGGCCCTCGACCATCTACGCAAACGCCTCATCTGCACGAGGAACCCTGAGGAGATTCGTGGTGGTGGTCTTCTGAAATACTGCCATCTGTTGGTCCGGGGTTTCTGCGCCGCTTCCGGAACCGAAATGAAAATTCTGCAACGCTACATGTGCTCCAGGTTCTTCATAGACTTCCCAGAGCTGGGCGAGCAGAGGAGGAAGCTGGAATCCTACCTCCAGAACCACTTTGTGGGTCTCGAAGACAGGAAATACGACTATCTGGCCACTCTGCATGGGGTAGTGCAGGAGAGCACAGTGTGCCTGATGGGCCACGAGAGGAGACAGACACTGGGCCTCATCTCCTCCCTGGCCCTTCGGGTCCTTGCAGAGCAGAACGTCATCCCTAACACGGCCAACgtcacctgctactaccagcctGCCCCTTATGTGTCCGACAGCAACTTCAGCAACTACTACGTGGCCCAGGTGCAGCCTGTTTACCCTCACTACCCCCCTCCGCAGTACCCCCATCAACAGTACCCCCATCAACAGTACCCCCATCAACAGTACCCCCCTCAGCAATACCCCCATCCACACCAACCGCCTCCCCACCACCCCATGTACACTGCATGGATGCCCTGCAACTGA